Proteins encoded together in one Synechococcus sp. BL107 window:
- a CDS encoding HEAT repeat domain-containing protein, with protein sequence MNETNPQPDLGELREAIASGDPVRAMPALTQLRFCDAEDAVPLLVLGTEQKPFLVRSLSCSGLGYKRTEQGWDVLTRLLGADEDPNVRAEAANALASYGVERSWPLLQTAFLADGAWLVRCSILSALAEQPEIKLMWLLELAQVAITDADGTVRVSGAEILGRIVRDGIDQPIGAEARALLQPLQQDVDHRVVAAALNGLQIS encoded by the coding sequence ATGAATGAGACCAACCCCCAACCGGATCTCGGAGAACTTCGCGAGGCGATTGCCAGTGGGGATCCAGTTAGGGCGATGCCGGCTCTCACCCAGTTGCGGTTCTGCGACGCTGAAGATGCAGTGCCCTTGTTAGTTCTTGGTACGGAGCAGAAGCCATTTCTGGTGCGTTCGTTGAGTTGTAGTGGCCTGGGCTACAAACGCACAGAACAGGGTTGGGATGTTTTAACGCGTTTGCTGGGAGCGGATGAAGATCCGAATGTGCGGGCGGAAGCCGCGAATGCCTTAGCCAGTTATGGCGTGGAGCGTTCCTGGCCTTTGCTTCAAACAGCATTTTTAGCCGATGGTGCTTGGCTAGTGCGTTGCAGCATTCTTTCGGCCTTGGCGGAACAGCCCGAGATCAAACTCATGTGGTTGCTCGAATTAGCTCAAGTGGCGATCACCGATGCAGATGGCACGGTGCGGGTGAGTGGTGCAGAGATCCTTGGCCGGATTGTTCGCGATGGCATCGACCAACCGATCGGTGCAGAAGCCAGAGCTCTTCTCCAGCCGCTTCAGCAGGACGTTGATCACCGGGTGGTGGCTGCTGCGCTGAATGGTCTTCAGATCAGCTAA
- a CDS encoding SDR family oxidoreductase — MKTKTILVTGALGHIGSKLIRSFDNSIDNLKIILLDNLKTCRYPSLFNLNPNICFNYIESDVRDDLLSIIPEEVDYVVHLAALTEPALSAKNPDQFIEHNLDCTNHIINFCLEKKAKLIAISSTSIYCKSGVDLEESDILNTDSGQSPYAKCKLMEELLITEKRNTSDLKATILRFGTIFGPSEGMRFHTAVNKFCWESSFGQPLSIWKTALHQQRPYLDLDDAVRAIQFSLDRNSELDKTFNVVTGNYTVSDIVSCIRKYRPQTKINLTSSTIMNDLSYTLSTRRIRGIGFKFAGSLDHSVKSTLDLLASVST; from the coding sequence ATGAAAACAAAAACTATCCTCGTCACAGGAGCCTTAGGGCACATAGGATCTAAATTAATAAGAAGTTTTGATAATTCAATCGATAATCTCAAAATCATCTTACTGGATAATTTAAAAACATGCCGATATCCAAGCCTCTTTAATCTAAATCCAAATATTTGCTTCAACTATATTGAAAGCGATGTAAGGGATGATTTACTTTCAATCATTCCAGAAGAAGTGGATTATGTAGTCCATCTTGCTGCCCTGACAGAGCCAGCTTTAAGTGCTAAAAATCCAGATCAATTTATAGAGCACAATTTAGATTGCACAAATCATATAATTAACTTTTGTCTTGAAAAAAAAGCAAAATTAATCGCAATATCTTCTACCAGTATTTACTGTAAGTCAGGAGTAGATCTTGAGGAATCAGACATTTTAAATACTGATTCAGGGCAGTCACCGTATGCAAAGTGTAAATTAATGGAGGAACTACTAATCACAGAAAAGAGGAATACAAGTGATTTAAAAGCAACTATACTAAGATTTGGAACCATTTTTGGGCCCTCAGAAGGTATGAGATTTCATACTGCTGTTAACAAATTCTGTTGGGAATCAAGCTTTGGACAACCACTGTCTATATGGAAAACAGCATTGCATCAGCAGAGGCCCTACCTGGATTTGGATGATGCTGTCAGGGCTATTCAATTTTCTCTAGATCGAAATAGTGAGCTAGATAAAACTTTTAATGTTGTTACGGGTAACTACACAGTCAGCGATATAGTTTCTTGTATAAGAAAATATAGGCCGCAAACAAAAATCAATCTTACTTCTAGCACAATCATGAATGATTTGTCATATACTCTAAGCACGCGAAGGATAAGAGGAATTGGATTTAAATTTGCTGGTTCATTAGATCATTCAGTAAAAAGCACACTTGACCTTCTAGCATCTGTATCAACATGA
- a CDS encoding NAD(P)-dependent oxidoreductase: MINGWGNINVLVTGGFGFIGSNLVRALHQLTANITVMDNLDKRSGGNLYNLDDIKCDLKITHSSILNFDLLSDFIAKNDIVINCAGSTSHSRSMDEPYFDLDTNLKGTLNILEAIRRFNPKCRLIHFGTTTQFGRLKNIPANEMHPEFPTDIYSADKSLSEKHVLIYCKAFNIQGTVLRISNTYGPYASIHSPEFTFNNYFLGQALQGKTINIYGDGMQKRNLLYVNDLIDAVIKCVASKESIGETLLVTSDSHYSIGEICSIIVNQCGSGSIKYIDWPAHKQVTEVGDQIFNNNKARNLLKWSSSTKLVHGLTDTINFYRKNQIHYI, translated from the coding sequence ATGATTAATGGTTGGGGAAATATAAATGTCCTCGTCACAGGTGGGTTCGGTTTTATCGGCAGTAATCTTGTCCGTGCTCTTCATCAGCTAACTGCAAATATTACTGTTATGGACAATCTAGACAAGAGATCTGGGGGAAATCTTTATAATTTAGACGACATAAAATGCGACTTAAAAATAACTCATTCAAGCATCCTGAATTTTGACTTGTTAAGTGATTTTATTGCTAAAAATGATATCGTAATTAATTGTGCTGGATCAACATCACATTCAAGGTCAATGGATGAACCTTATTTTGATCTCGATACTAATTTAAAAGGTACTCTGAATATTCTTGAAGCGATTAGAAGATTTAATCCTAAATGTCGTTTAATACACTTTGGTACAACTACACAGTTTGGAAGATTAAAAAACATTCCTGCTAATGAGATGCATCCTGAATTTCCAACTGATATATATTCAGCAGATAAATCTTTGTCAGAGAAGCATGTTTTAATATACTGTAAGGCTTTTAATATTCAAGGAACAGTACTTCGCATAAGTAATACCTATGGGCCATATGCCTCAATCCACAGTCCTGAATTTACATTTAATAATTATTTTCTTGGTCAAGCACTTCAGGGTAAAACAATAAATATTTATGGCGATGGCATGCAAAAAAGAAATTTGTTATATGTCAATGATTTAATCGATGCTGTGATCAAATGTGTTGCTTCAAAGGAAAGTATTGGAGAAACATTACTAGTCACCTCTGATTCACATTATAGCATCGGAGAGATTTGCTCAATTATTGTTAATCAATGTGGTTCAGGCAGTATTAAATATATAGATTGGCCAGCGCACAAGCAAGTTACAGAGGTTGGTGATCAAATCTTTAATAATAATAAGGCACGTAATTTATTAAAATGGTCTTCATCAACCAAGTTGGTGCATGGACTGACAGATACTATTAATTTTTACCGGAAAAATCAAATTCACTATATATAA
- a CDS encoding DegT/DnrJ/EryC1/StrS aminotransferase family protein encodes MKILCSDPKQQYREYKEKISAVIDNVLEKGIYINGLELHAFEKEFGEFNGSDYCLGVSSGTSAIEIVLRALKLNDQDEVITVSHTAIPTIAAIKLANLEPKLIDITSTFTMCPDELRKAINSRTKAVIVVHLYGQPANMDEIVDICEQSSLHLIEDCSQAHGAKWKNQNVGTFGIAGCFSCYPTKNLGAIGDAGIVTTNDKDLHNELMLIREYGWNDNRESIINGGNYRLDEIQAAILRVKLKSLEEMNLKRRLIANTYSEQLPSFCERPLINTNAFHVFHLYVVKVPEREKIIKYLNKNNIYPGIHYQKPTHLHSAFKNIETLNMTKTEEIKDQILSLPIYPELEIEKVNYICEKLNAFSSKLL; translated from the coding sequence ATGAAAATACTTTGTTCAGACCCAAAGCAGCAGTATCGCGAATATAAAGAAAAAATCAGTGCTGTCATAGATAATGTCCTAGAAAAAGGAATTTATATTAATGGTTTAGAGCTTCATGCCTTCGAAAAAGAGTTTGGCGAATTTAATGGTTCAGATTATTGCTTAGGAGTATCTAGCGGTACTAGTGCCATAGAAATAGTACTTAGAGCTCTCAAGCTTAATGATCAAGATGAAGTAATTACTGTTTCTCATACAGCAATTCCTACGATTGCCGCAATTAAGCTTGCTAATTTAGAGCCAAAATTAATTGATATCACTTCAACATTTACAATGTGTCCGGACGAATTAAGAAAAGCTATTAATTCTAGAACTAAAGCTGTAATTGTAGTTCATTTATATGGTCAACCTGCCAATATGGATGAAATTGTTGATATTTGTGAACAATCATCTTTGCATCTTATTGAAGATTGTTCACAAGCTCACGGTGCCAAGTGGAAGAATCAAAATGTGGGTACTTTTGGTATAGCTGGATGCTTTAGTTGTTACCCAACTAAAAACTTAGGTGCCATAGGTGATGCTGGAATTGTAACTACAAATGATAAAGATTTGCACAATGAATTGATGCTAATCAGAGAGTACGGATGGAATGACAATAGAGAGAGCATAATTAATGGTGGGAACTATCGACTTGATGAAATACAGGCAGCAATTTTAAGGGTAAAATTAAAATCGTTAGAAGAAATGAATCTAAAAAGAAGATTGATTGCCAACACTTATTCCGAACAACTTCCGAGTTTCTGCGAAAGACCACTTATAAATACGAACGCTTTTCACGTTTTTCATCTGTATGTGGTCAAAGTGCCGGAACGCGAGAAAATAATTAAATATCTTAATAAAAATAATATTTACCCTGGCATTCACTACCAAAAACCTACTCATTTACATTCTGCATTTAAAAATATTGAAACCCTTAATATGACAAAGACTGAAGAAATTAAAGACCAAATATTGTCCCTCCCTATCTATCCTGAACTTGAAATAGAGAAAGTCAACTATATATGCGAAAAGCTTAATGCATTCTCTTCAAAACTATTATGA
- a CDS encoding tetratricopeptide repeat protein, whose product MNRWLVGILALSLIWPWPAIALDLQGLYEQALSASRSGDFVQALPLWDRVLEQSPRDAAALSNRGNVRLALGDLDGAIEDQTRSIELAPDEADPHLNRGTAEEALKDWPAAAADYLWILERQPDDASALYNLGNVRGSEGDWNGARDLYGKASLARPGFAMARSSEALAAWQEGDLAWAEVELRKLIRRYPLFADARAALSGLLWRQGSAGEAESNWAAAAGLDQRYRQADWLVDVRRWPPQPTQDLMAFLALEKS is encoded by the coding sequence ATGAATCGCTGGTTGGTTGGAATCCTCGCGCTGAGCTTGATCTGGCCTTGGCCAGCCATCGCTCTAGACCTGCAGGGTTTGTACGAACAGGCTTTGAGTGCGAGTCGGTCGGGCGATTTTGTTCAAGCCCTACCGCTGTGGGACCGGGTGTTGGAGCAATCTCCTCGAGATGCAGCGGCCTTGAGCAACCGCGGCAACGTGCGCTTGGCGCTTGGCGATCTTGATGGTGCGATTGAGGATCAAACCCGATCGATCGAGTTGGCCCCAGATGAGGCCGACCCGCACCTCAACCGCGGTACCGCGGAGGAAGCTTTAAAAGATTGGCCAGCTGCTGCTGCCGATTATCTCTGGATCCTTGAACGGCAGCCGGATGATGCCTCGGCCTTGTACAACCTGGGAAATGTGCGCGGCTCCGAGGGTGATTGGAATGGAGCTCGCGATTTATATGGCAAGGCTTCCCTCGCTAGGCCGGGCTTTGCGATGGCCCGTTCCAGTGAGGCTTTGGCTGCTTGGCAAGAGGGTGATCTCGCTTGGGCGGAGGTGGAGTTGCGCAAGTTGATTCGGCGCTACCCCCTGTTTGCCGATGCCCGGGCGGCCTTAAGTGGTTTGCTTTGGCGTCAGGGCTCTGCCGGAGAAGCCGAAAGCAATTGGGCCGCGGCCGCGGGGCTGGATCAGCGCTATCGCCAGGCAGATTGGTTGGTGGATGTGCGCCGCTGGCCACCCCAGCCCACCCAAGACCTAATGGCGTTCTTGGCTCTGGAGAAGTCTTGA
- a CDS encoding amidohydrolase: protein MDVMGFPLDRLAHELPELLELRQHLHAHPELSGEEHQTAALVAGELRSLGWRVQEGMGRTGVVAELGPDHGPTVGLRVDMDALPVEERTGLPYASKRQGVMHACGHDLHTCTGLGVARLLASLPALQARVRLLFQPAEELAQGAVWMREAGATKGLDALFGIHVVPNLPAGIVGIRRGCLTAAAGELEILVRGEGGHGARPHQSVDAVWMAAKVVTELQQAISRRLDALQPVVVSFGKVEGGRAFNVIADQVRLLGTVRCLDLEQHAMLPGWIEDTVQAICVGCGGSAVVRYRCIAPPVDNDVVLTNLLERCAIDRLGRDRVVPVEQPSLGAEDFAELLRDVPGMMMRLGVAGPEGCAPLHNGAFALDETALAVGIEVLTATLLAWMAEHGS from the coding sequence ATGGATGTGATGGGGTTTCCTTTGGATCGATTGGCGCACGAGTTGCCCGAGTTGTTGGAACTGCGTCAGCACCTACATGCCCATCCGGAACTCAGTGGAGAAGAACATCAGACGGCGGCGTTGGTGGCAGGAGAGCTGCGGAGTTTGGGCTGGAGGGTGCAGGAGGGCATGGGTCGCACAGGAGTTGTTGCTGAACTCGGACCCGATCACGGCCCCACTGTTGGCTTGCGTGTTGATATGGATGCCCTTCCAGTGGAGGAACGCACGGGGTTGCCCTATGCGTCGAAACGTCAGGGGGTGATGCACGCCTGTGGCCATGATCTGCATACCTGTACGGGGCTAGGGGTGGCCAGGCTCTTGGCCAGTTTGCCGGCTTTGCAGGCGCGGGTTCGCCTTCTGTTTCAACCAGCCGAAGAGTTGGCCCAGGGTGCAGTTTGGATGCGGGAGGCAGGGGCGACGAAGGGTTTGGATGCCCTCTTCGGCATTCACGTGGTCCCCAACCTGCCGGCAGGAATCGTGGGGATTCGTCGCGGTTGTTTGACGGCTGCCGCTGGAGAGCTGGAGATTCTGGTGCGTGGAGAAGGGGGGCATGGGGCCCGTCCCCATCAGTCTGTTGATGCGGTGTGGATGGCGGCCAAGGTGGTCACCGAGTTGCAGCAGGCAATTAGCCGTCGGCTGGATGCCTTGCAGCCGGTGGTGGTGAGCTTTGGAAAAGTGGAGGGGGGTCGAGCCTTCAACGTGATTGCTGATCAAGTGCGCTTGCTGGGTACGGTGCGCTGTTTGGATTTGGAGCAGCACGCGATGCTCCCCGGCTGGATTGAAGACACGGTTCAAGCGATTTGTGTTGGTTGTGGAGGGAGTGCCGTGGTCCGCTATCGCTGCATCGCGCCTCCGGTTGATAACGATGTCGTGCTTACCAATCTTTTGGAACGATGTGCGATCGACCGGCTTGGTCGTGATCGGGTGGTTCCCGTGGAGCAACCATCATTGGGGGCAGAGGACTTTGCCGAATTGCTGCGTGATGTGCCCGGAATGATGATGCGGCTTGGCGTGGCTGGACCAGAAGGTTGCGCCCCGCTGCATAACGGAGCGTTTGCACTCGATGAGACAGCCCTTGCTGTGGGCATCGAGGTGTTAACAGCCACGCTTTTGGCCTGGATGGCGGAGCACGGAAGCTGA
- a CDS encoding DUF3188 domain-containing protein, protein MKTDRVVAWLSLGAPLLIVLAVVAAQQRDGNDRVQALPAAAIGSALTLSCALGRRRRRGRLFADLKRLRLQDGDG, encoded by the coding sequence ATGAAAACGGATCGCGTCGTGGCTTGGCTGTCCTTGGGAGCGCCGTTGTTGATTGTTCTCGCGGTTGTTGCAGCGCAGCAGCGCGATGGGAATGACAGGGTTCAGGCATTGCCGGCAGCTGCCATTGGTTCGGCTCTCACCCTGAGTTGTGCCCTCGGTCGCCGCCGCCGCCGCGGCAGGCTGTTCGCAGATCTAAAGCGGCTGCGTTTACAGGATGGTGATGGATGA
- a CDS encoding CmcI family methyltransferase: MQKKLFSRVEFEQHLSKKAAEQFVDSNLSDKALEAFVGADKHDWIHQTRWFGEPALQTAEDMLVMQDILFRTKPDFFIEVGTAWSGSLLMYATIMEALNFGHIIGIDIYIPEDLIERINSFENLSKRITLIKGSSLDAETIKRIDSIVGDASNISVHLDSDHSHEHVLQELKKYSKYVSKGNYLICGDTVVEDIPEQSHRPRPWGVGNNPKTAMIEFLNHHHESFGFTIDKNIRNRLLLSNQKEGYLLKNE, translated from the coding sequence ATGCAAAAAAAATTATTTTCAAGAGTCGAGTTCGAGCAACATCTATCTAAAAAGGCTGCAGAGCAGTTTGTTGACAGTAATCTTTCAGATAAGGCTCTAGAGGCGTTTGTTGGTGCAGATAAACATGACTGGATACATCAAACACGCTGGTTTGGTGAGCCTGCACTGCAGACAGCAGAAGATATGTTAGTCATGCAGGATATCCTTTTTAGAACTAAGCCTGACTTCTTTATTGAAGTAGGTACTGCTTGGTCCGGCTCACTACTTATGTATGCAACAATAATGGAGGCATTAAATTTTGGTCACATAATTGGAATTGATATATATATCCCAGAGGATTTAATTGAAAGAATAAATAGTTTTGAAAATCTGTCAAAACGGATTACATTGATAAAAGGATCGAGTTTGGACGCAGAGACTATTAAACGTATTGATAGCATAGTAGGAGACGCATCCAATATATCAGTACATTTAGATTCTGATCATTCGCATGAGCATGTATTACAGGAGCTAAAAAAGTATTCTAAGTATGTCTCAAAAGGAAATTATCTAATCTGTGGCGATACTGTAGTAGAAGATATACCAGAACAATCACATCGACCAAGACCTTGGGGAGTCGGAAATAATCCAAAAACAGCAATGATTGAATTTTTAAATCATCATCATGAATCTTTTGGTTTCACTATAGATAAAAATATTAGAAACAGACTTCTTCTGTCTAATCAAAAAGAAGGTTATTTACTTAAGAACGAATAA
- the thiC gene encoding phosphomethylpyrimidine synthase ThiC, translating to MRNQWVSARKGQANVSQMHYARKGVITEEMAYVAKRENLPESLIMEEVARGRMIIPANINHTNLEPMAIGIASSCKVNANIGASPNASDAAEEVNKLKLAVKYGADTVMDLSTGGVNLDEVRTAIIGASPVPIGTVPVYQALESVHGSIERLDEDDFLHIIEKHCQQGVDYQTIHAGLLIEHLPKVKGRITGIVSRGGGILAQWMLYHHRQNPLFTRFDDICEIFKRYDCTFSLGDSLRPGCQHDASDAAQLAELHTLGELTRRAWKHDVQVMVEGPGHVPLDQIEFNVKKQMEECSEAPFYVLGPLVTDIAPGYDHITSAIGAAMAGWHGTAMLCYVTPKEHLGLPNAEDVREGLIAYKIAAHAADIARHRPGARDRDDELSRARYAFDWNKQFELSLDPERAKEYHDETLPADIYKQAEFCSMCGPKHCPMQTKITDKDLDDLQKVLEVDEHHGASPLVTVKLDKIE from the coding sequence ATGCGTAATCAATGGGTTTCTGCTCGTAAGGGCCAAGCGAATGTGTCTCAGATGCATTACGCCCGAAAGGGTGTGATCACTGAAGAGATGGCCTATGTCGCAAAGCGGGAGAATCTGCCCGAGTCGTTGATTATGGAGGAGGTGGCGCGGGGGCGAATGATCATCCCCGCAAACATCAACCACACCAATCTGGAGCCAATGGCGATTGGGATCGCCAGCTCCTGCAAGGTGAATGCGAATATCGGTGCTTCTCCGAATGCTTCCGACGCTGCGGAAGAGGTGAACAAGTTGAAGCTGGCGGTGAAGTATGGCGCCGACACCGTGATGGATTTATCAACAGGCGGTGTGAATCTGGATGAGGTGCGTACCGCAATTATTGGTGCATCGCCGGTTCCAATTGGAACGGTGCCTGTCTATCAGGCGCTCGAGAGCGTTCATGGTTCGATTGAGAGACTCGACGAAGATGATTTCCTGCACATCATCGAGAAGCACTGCCAGCAGGGCGTCGACTATCAAACGATTCACGCTGGCCTGTTGATCGAGCATTTGCCCAAGGTGAAGGGTCGCATCACCGGCATTGTGAGCCGTGGTGGAGGGATCTTGGCGCAGTGGATGTTGTACCACCATCGTCAGAATCCACTTTTTACAAGGTTTGATGATATTTGTGAGATTTTTAAGCGCTACGACTGCACCTTCTCTTTGGGAGATTCACTGCGGCCCGGTTGCCAGCATGATGCCTCGGATGCGGCTCAGTTGGCTGAACTGCACACCCTCGGCGAACTCACTCGTCGGGCCTGGAAGCATGACGTGCAGGTGATGGTGGAGGGGCCTGGTCATGTTCCTCTCGATCAGATCGAGTTCAACGTGAAGAAGCAGATGGAGGAGTGCAGTGAAGCTCCCTTCTATGTTCTTGGGCCTTTGGTGACGGACATTGCTCCTGGGTATGACCACATCACTTCTGCCATCGGTGCGGCCATGGCCGGTTGGCACGGCACAGCGATGCTCTGCTACGTGACCCCGAAAGAGCACTTGGGTCTTCCTAATGCAGAGGATGTCCGAGAGGGCTTGATCGCTTACAAGATTGCAGCCCATGCGGCTGATATCGCCCGTCATCGCCCTGGTGCTCGTGATCGTGATGATGAATTGAGCCGTGCTCGTTATGCCTTTGATTGGAACAAACAATTTGAGTTGTCGTTAGATCCAGAACGGGCCAAGGAATACCATGACGAAACTTTGCCTGCGGATATTTATAAACAGGCTGAATTTTGTTCAATGTGTGGTCCTAAGCACTGTCCTATGCAGACAAAGATTACGGATAAAGATCTTGATGATTTGCAAAAAGTTTTAGAAGTTGATGAGCATCATGGTGCTAGTCCTCTAGTTACAGTTAAGCTAGATAAAATTGAATAG
- a CDS encoding formyltransferase family protein, translating into MSLSVCCFSSTGLELLNTLVRQNAKIATIFTSSADSEEIISEIKKISESIQANFIYLDANYEPSKQVLANCCEKNIDILLLLWWPHILKNKVIDEFEYIVNLHPSLLPFGRGKYGYFWSLIHNEPFGATLHLVDEGIDSGKILAQKHVAKTSILTGEQLYLKGVIACKSLFEEEIMNIVNNLEINILPKNELDTAIKGSYHSKKSYLEFCSQMNNKKHTIYEAITYLKARTFESGHSFKFTEDGKTYECHLSLRELAN; encoded by the coding sequence ATGAGTCTTTCTGTTTGCTGCTTTTCCTCCACAGGTTTAGAATTATTAAATACTTTAGTCCGCCAAAATGCCAAAATTGCTACTATTTTTACATCTTCGGCAGATTCTGAAGAGATTATATCTGAAATTAAAAAAATTTCTGAATCTATTCAAGCTAATTTTATATATTTAGATGCTAATTACGAGCCGTCCAAGCAAGTTTTAGCTAATTGCTGCGAAAAAAATATTGATATCTTGTTACTCCTATGGTGGCCACACATTCTGAAAAATAAAGTAATTGATGAATTTGAATATATCGTTAATTTACATCCTTCTTTATTGCCTTTTGGTCGGGGCAAGTATGGTTACTTTTGGAGCCTTATCCATAATGAGCCGTTCGGCGCAACTCTTCATCTTGTAGATGAAGGAATAGATAGTGGAAAAATTTTAGCTCAAAAGCATGTTGCTAAAACATCAATTTTGACTGGAGAGCAGTTATATTTAAAGGGAGTTATAGCCTGTAAATCACTATTCGAAGAAGAAATCATGAATATAGTTAATAACCTTGAAATTAATATTTTGCCAAAGAACGAGTTAGATACAGCCATCAAAGGGAGCTATCATTCCAAAAAATCATATCTTGAATTTTGCTCACAAATGAATAATAAAAAACACACAATATACGAGGCTATTACATATTTGAAGGCTCGAACTTTTGAATCTGGTCACTCTTTCAAATTCACTGAAGATGGAAAAACATATGAATGTCACCTAAGTCTTCGCGAGTTAGCAAATTGA
- a CDS encoding DegT/DnrJ/EryC1/StrS aminotransferase family protein: MNHSIKMCGPSITQHEKNIILKMMDDGWDSYQYVEEFEERFAKWHDRRFCLMTPCCTHAIHLGLIALGINIGDEVIVPETTWTGSVAPITYTGARPVFCDVEKDNWCLSSDTINTQITSKTKAVIAVDIYGFMPDYMKLEKLCAENNIVIIEDAAEALGSSLRGIRAGKFGLFSVHSFHRTKTITTGEGGALLTDDENFYKRCKFLRDHGRSAEQPYLILEATTKYMPSNLMGAMACAQLDRINELISIKQAIRDRYLSNFEGQDFDFTLTSDNTNFVNGCWATTLVIENEAFNSSSTIKNLAFKGIPLRPFFRPLSSMPAYTNYKNKSNNSNSDWLFKKGITLPSHYELDNNTIDYISDHLLKEIVS; encoded by the coding sequence ATGAATCATTCGATTAAAATGTGTGGACCATCAATCACTCAACACGAAAAAAATATAATTCTAAAAATGATGGATGATGGATGGGATAGTTATCAATATGTCGAAGAATTCGAAGAAAGGTTCGCAAAATGGCATGATCGAAGGTTTTGTCTTATGACACCATGTTGTACACATGCTATACATTTAGGCTTAATAGCTCTTGGAATTAATATTGGAGATGAAGTGATTGTTCCCGAGACTACCTGGACTGGTAGTGTTGCTCCAATTACTTATACAGGAGCAAGACCAGTTTTTTGTGACGTAGAAAAAGACAATTGGTGTCTGAGTTCAGATACTATAAATACCCAAATCACAAGCAAGACTAAGGCAGTAATTGCAGTCGATATTTATGGCTTTATGCCTGATTATATGAAACTAGAAAAGCTTTGTGCAGAGAATAATATAGTAATAATCGAAGATGCTGCAGAAGCATTAGGTTCTTCTCTAAGGGGTATAAGGGCGGGAAAATTTGGTTTATTTAGTGTTCATAGTTTTCATAGAACAAAAACTATTACAACAGGTGAGGGTGGAGCACTGCTCACTGATGACGAAAATTTTTATAAACGATGTAAATTTTTAAGGGATCATGGTCGAAGTGCAGAACAACCTTATCTTATATTAGAAGCAACTACAAAATATATGCCATCAAATTTAATGGGTGCTATGGCATGCGCACAACTTGATAGGATTAACGAACTGATTTCCATTAAGCAAGCAATTAGAGATAGATATTTATCTAATTTTGAGGGTCAAGATTTTGACTTTACGTTGACTTCTGATAATACAAATTTTGTCAATGGATGTTGGGCAACAACATTAGTCATCGAGAATGAAGCTTTTAATTCAAGTTCTACAATTAAAAATCTTGCTTTTAAAGGAATTCCCCTAAGACCATTTTTTAGACCACTATCCTCAATGCCAGCATATACAAATTATAAAAATAAATCAAATAATAGCAACTCAGATTGGCTGTTCAAGAAAGGAATTACTTTACCCTCTCACTATGAGTTGGATAATAATACTATAGATTATATTAGCGATCATCTATTGAAAGAAATTGTAAGTTAA